The Macrobrachium nipponense isolate FS-2020 chromosome 46, ASM1510439v2, whole genome shotgun sequence genome has a segment encoding these proteins:
- the LOC135214943 gene encoding uncharacterized PE-PGRS family protein PE_PGRS46-like, producing the protein MRLHIAIALTALSLAGVSSEYAEGRLISGWLSGESYPDIQPGHAPARSSVEPVEKEVLQEEGRRRTDKKTKVEVSVHPSHEQSGIGSDLGQITPIVSLPVPAPLPLPAPLPPIGGGGLKPTGGSIGGGGLGGLGLGLKPGGGGILGHGGAEGGGSQPGWGWGWISDIMKGPSWGSGWSGLFPGQGISGGPGTGIGNKPSGGSYFGNKGRPSGTGHHEDNDGIVSVSYGKPPPEHYDTHGPGIFNPFAGWLYPDPGYGNPKGGVPSQTLDSPTTSEVLVVRYPEFIKTIGKGISQMTNAVKNLGEGFSESITKGIHDASAGIGSGVYSIIPLEEVGNEYQDKGNQNYPNKGGFGGPLGGLGLGGGFGGKPGLGGAGGKPGLGHGGSSGPVSTVYFDKHPSVPAGGFGSWFPKPSSWFSSAYIDPDTTSTVYVDKGSSGLGNKGSSGLSHKGHH; encoded by the exons ATGCGGCTTCATATAGCGATCGCCTTGACGGCGCTCTCCCTCGCCGGAGTTTCGTCCGAATATGCCGAAGGGAGACTGATCTCGGGCTGGCTCAGCGGGGAATCCTATCCAGATATACagccag GACACGCCCCTGCTCGCTCATCCGTCGAACCCGTCGAGAAGGAAGTGCTGCAGGAGGAAGGACGCAGAAGGACTGACAAGAAAACCAAAGTTGAGGTTTCTGTCCATCCCTCGCACGAGCAGAGCGGCATCGGCAGTGATCTTGGACAGATA ACGCCCATCGTATCACTACCCGTACCAGCTCCTCTCCCTCTACCCGCCCCATTGCCGCCCATTGGCGGGGGTGGCCTCAAGCCCACAGGAGGCTCTATTGGCGGCGGTGGACTGGGTGGGCTTGGGCTGGGGCTTAAGCCCGGCGGTGGCGGCATCCTAGGTCACGGCGGCGCTGAAGGAGGCGGAAGTCAGCCAGGATGGGGCTGGGGATGGATATCAGACATCATGAAGGGACCATCATGGGGATCCGGCTGGTCGGGACTCTTTCCAGGACAGGGAATTAGCGGAGGTCCTGGAACCGGAATTGGTAATAAACCTAGTGGTGGCTCATATTTTGGCAACAAGGGCAGACCCAGTGGCACTGGACACCACGAAGACAACGACGGTATCGTCTCCGTGTCTTACGGCAAACCACCTCCCGAACATTACGACACACACGGCCCGGGCATCTTCAACCCTTTCGCAGGCTGGCTGTACCCAGACCCCGGCTACGGCAATCCGAAGGGAGGAGTACCAAGTCAGACCTTAGACTCTCCTACCACCTCGGAGGTCTTGGTCGTCAGGTATCCCGAGTTCATCAAGACCATCGGGAAAGGAATCAGCCAG ATGACGAACGCCGTGAAGAACCTCGGGGAGGGCTTCTCTGAGTCCATAACGAAAGGAATCCACGACGCCAGCGCCGGCATCGGCAGCGGCGTCTACTCGATCATCCCGCTGGAGGAGGTAGGCAACGAGTACCAGGACAAAGGGAACCAAAACTACCCTAACAAGGGTGGCTTCGGCGGTCCCTTGGGCGGACTTGGACTTGGAGGCGGATTTGGAGGCAAACCTGGTTTGGGCGGTGCGGGTGGCAAGCCTGGTTTAGGTCACGGTGGAAGCAGCGGACCAGTGTCCACTGTCTACTTCGATAAGCACCCCAG CGTCCCAGCAGGCGGCTTCGGTTCATGGTTCCCCAAACCTAGCTCCTGGTTCAGCTCCGCTTACATAGATCCCGACACAACGTCCACCGTTTACGTCGACAAAGGCTCCTCGGGTCTTGGCAACAAAGGCTCCTCAGGTCTTAGCCACAAAGGCCACCATTAA